AAGTATCAAACTTATGGAAAAGAGCAAAATTTGTACCACTTTTCATTGTTTTGTTTAATCTCTATTAAGGTTTTCCATTATACGGTTGTCAGTCTCAAAAAATAATGTACTTTTGCAAAATACCAAATTTTGTAAGAAGTATGAGCACTTATATACGAAAAGAGGCGGATAAAGTGCCGGAGCCTACCTTGCGCAGACTTCCCTGGTATCTGTCTAATATAAAACTAATGAAAGAAAAAGGAGAGCAATATGTCTCTTCTACACAAATCTCTAAGGAAATAAATATTGACGCTTCCCAAATCGCCAAAGATTTGTCGTACGTCAATATTTCGGGGCGTACGAGAGTCGGTTACAACATCGATGCGCTGATTGAGGTGCTGGAGAGCTTTCTTGGATTTACCAATATGCACAAAGCCTTTTTATTTGGTGTAGGTAGCTTGGGTGGAGCTTTGCTTCGTGACTCGGGTTTGCAGCATTTCGGATTGGAGATTGTAGCGGCGTTTGATGTCAACCCGGAATTGGTGGGGAAGGACTTGGACGGAATTCCTATTTTCCATTCCGATGATTTTGAAGCGAAGATGAAAGAATACGATGTGAATATCGGTGTGCTGACAGTGCCTATTAATATTGCTCAGGAGATTACAAACAAGATGGTAGACGGTGGCATAAAGGCAGTATGGAACTTTACTCCTTTCCGTATTCGCGTGCCTGAGAATATTGTCGTGCAGAATACTTCCCTGTATGCCCACCTGGCTGTAATGTTTAACAGATTGAATTTTAACGAGAAATAATGAAGATTATCGCAGTAGGAATGAACTACGCCCAGCATAACAAGGAACTGGGACACACACAAGTAAATACGGAACCGGTGATTTTTATGAAACCGGACTCTGCTATTCTCAAAGATGGCAAACCGTTTTTCATTCCCGACTTTTCTAACGAGATACATTATGAAACGGAACTGGTAGTCCGAATCAACCGGTTGGGGAAGAATATCGCTCCCCGTTTTGCAAACCGGTATTATGACGCAGTGACAGTAGGTATTGACTTTACAGCCCGTGACCTTCAACGGAAGTTTCGCGAACAGGGAAATCCTTGGGAGTTGTGTAAAGGTTTCGATTCATCTGCTGCTATCGGAGATTTTGTTTCCGTCGACCGCTATAAGGATATTCAGAATCTGAACTTCAACCTGCTGATTGACGGCAAGGAAGTACAGCAAGGCTGTACGGCGGATATGCTTTTCAAGGTAGACGATATCATAGCCTATGTCAGTCAGTTTGTAACACTGAAAATCGGAGATTTGCTGTTTACGGGTACTCCTGTCGGTGTAGGTCCTGTCAGTATAGGACAACACTTGCAAGGCTATCTGGAAGGAGAGAAACTACTGGATTTCCATATCCGTTAATTGACCTTCGAACATTCATCATTAACTATTACTACAAATCACTAGTACTCATTTATTAGACAAATTATGAAGATAAGAGTAGGTTTTGGCTTCGACGTACATCAGTTGGTCGAAGGGCGCGAACTGTGGCTCGGCGGTATCCTTTTGGAACATACGAAAGGATTGTTGGGGCACTCGGATGCGGACGTATTGCTGCATGCTGTTTGCGACGCTTTGTTAGGGGCGGCAAATATGCGCGACATTGGCTATCACTTCCCGGATACAGCGGGAGAATATAAAAATATCGACAGTAAGATTCTGCTGAAAAAGACAGTGGA
The DNA window shown above is from Bacteroides faecium and carries:
- a CDS encoding redox-sensing transcriptional repressor Rex, giving the protein MSTYIRKEADKVPEPTLRRLPWYLSNIKLMKEKGEQYVSSTQISKEINIDASQIAKDLSYVNISGRTRVGYNIDALIEVLESFLGFTNMHKAFLFGVGSLGGALLRDSGLQHFGLEIVAAFDVNPELVGKDLDGIPIFHSDDFEAKMKEYDVNIGVLTVPINIAQEITNKMVDGGIKAVWNFTPFRIRVPENIVVQNTSLYAHLAVMFNRLNFNEK
- a CDS encoding fumarylacetoacetate hydrolase family protein → MKIIAVGMNYAQHNKELGHTQVNTEPVIFMKPDSAILKDGKPFFIPDFSNEIHYETELVVRINRLGKNIAPRFANRYYDAVTVGIDFTARDLQRKFREQGNPWELCKGFDSSAAIGDFVSVDRYKDIQNLNFNLLIDGKEVQQGCTADMLFKVDDIIAYVSQFVTLKIGDLLFTGTPVGVGPVSIGQHLQGYLEGEKLLDFHIR
- the ispF gene encoding 2-C-methyl-D-erythritol 2,4-cyclodiphosphate synthase → MKIRVGFGFDVHQLVEGRELWLGGILLEHTKGLLGHSDADVLLHAVCDALLGAANMRDIGYHFPDTAGEYKNIDSKILLKKTVELLADKGYTVGNIDATICAERPKLKAHIPLMQETMAKVMGIDVDDISIKATTTEKLGFTGREEGISAYATVLIEKNN